The genomic interval CATCACGTTGGTGAGCAGCCGGTCCTTGCTGATGATTGCTTCCGGCAACGTCTCGGCCGGGTAGGTCCAGGCCTTGAACTTGTCCATGATCCAGGCCAGCTGCGCCACCGGCGAGTCGACCAGCCCGTACGCCAGCGTCTGCGGGCGCGTCGACTGGATCGAGATGTAGCCGAACTCCTCCCGCATGAACGTGCCGATCCGCGCGATCTTGTCCTGCTCCAAGGGCGTCAGCGTCTTCAGCTCCTCCTCGGGCAGCTCCAGCGGCGGCAGGTTGGTCCCGCCGTTCGTGTGTACGCCGACCACCCGCTCCGGCGCGGCCCGCCCGACCTCCGGTGACACCGACCCGCCGAGATCCCCGCCCTGTACCCCGTACCGCTCGTACCCGAGCCGGCTCATCAGCTCGGCCCAGACGCGCCCGATCCGCGGAAACGTCCAGTCGTCGTCCGCCGTCGGCCCGGAGAACCCGAACCCGGGCAGCGCCGGAATCACCACATGGAACGCATCTGAAGCCTGCCCACCAAAAGCAACCGGGTCGGTCAGCGGCCCGATCACGTCCAGGAATTCGACGATCGACCCCGGCCAGCCGTGCGTCAGCATCAGCGGCAGGGCCTCCGGCTCGGCCGACCGGACATGGATGAAGTGGATCTGCTGGCCCTCGATCTCGGTGGTGAACTGCGGGTACGAGTTCAGCTCCTTCTCGGCCGCACGCCAGTCGTACGAGGTCCGCCAGTAGTCGACCAGCGAGGACAGCCAGGAGACCGGTACGCCGGTGCTCCAGGCGTCACCGGGCAGCGGCGCGGGCAGCCGGGTGCTCGCCAGCTTGGCGGCGAG from Kribbella sp. NBC_00709 carries:
- a CDS encoding epoxide hydrolase family protein — translated: MIKPFTIDIPQSTLDDLAAKLASTRLPAPLPGDAWSTGVPVSWLSSLVDYWRTSYDWRAAEKELNSYPQFTTEIEGQQIHFIHVRSAEPEALPLMLTHGWPGSIVEFLDVIGPLTDPVAFGGQASDAFHVVIPALPGFGFSGPTADDDWTFPRIGRVWAELMSRLGYERYGVQGGDLGGSVSPEVGRAAPERVVGVHTNGGTNLPPLELPEEELKTLTPLEQDKIARIGTFMREEFGYISIQSTRPQTLAYGLVDSPVAQLAWIMDKFKAWTYPAETLPEAIISKDRLLTNVMMYWLTGTGGSAAYIGYAQPRSWAPRPDSGVPTAVLALAHDVAIRRYCETSNTITRWTDVDHGGHFAALEEPELLVGDLREFFSSLR